Proteins from a genomic interval of Flammeovirgaceae bacterium SG7u.111:
- a CDS encoding voltage-gated chloride channel family protein, with translation MKEFKTLGKWLLIILPMSVMVGTANAFFLWTLKLATEYRIAHPWLLYLLPLVGLLIVWGYTKFGKNSDKGNNLIMDEVHEPGGGVPFRMAPLVYFGTILTHLFGGSAGREGTAVQIGGSISALWSKVIKLEEKDSRILLISGVAAGFGAVFGTPLTGAIFALEVLAIGKIRYDAIIPALLASILADMSCSAWGLGHTHYSIIFEEQTTIFDAHVKVNLLLMLKVILASAAFGLAGFLFGELTHRIKDLSKRFIKNPYLIPLVGGGVVIAVTFLYGNYDYNGLGVYAYQEGGVSILNSFKEGGADAFSWLKKLVLTAITLGTGFKGGEVTPLFFVGSTLGNTLGWLMDAPIDLFAGLGFIAVFAAATNTPLACTIMGVELFGSENTLYFAVACFVAYYFSGHTGIYSSQKVGVPKLFDYIQDKERNLGEIRKDTLEERKKNREKKKN, from the coding sequence ATGAAAGAATTTAAAACACTCGGAAAGTGGTTGCTGATAATCTTACCCATGTCGGTTATGGTTGGCACTGCCAATGCCTTTTTCCTCTGGACGCTAAAACTTGCCACCGAATACCGAATAGCTCACCCTTGGCTGTTGTATCTTTTACCCTTGGTAGGGCTGTTGATTGTTTGGGGATATACCAAGTTTGGGAAAAACTCCGACAAAGGAAATAACCTTATTATGGATGAAGTTCACGAGCCGGGTGGGGGAGTCCCTTTTCGAATGGCGCCTTTGGTATATTTTGGTACCATATTGACCCATTTGTTTGGTGGGTCGGCAGGGCGAGAGGGAACGGCTGTTCAGATAGGCGGCAGCATCTCTGCGCTTTGGAGTAAGGTAATAAAGCTTGAAGAAAAGGATAGCCGAATACTTTTGATTTCAGGTGTTGCAGCAGGGTTTGGTGCTGTGTTTGGTACGCCTCTCACTGGAGCTATTTTCGCCCTTGAAGTATTAGCTATAGGCAAAATCCGCTACGATGCCATTATTCCTGCACTTTTGGCAAGTATCCTTGCCGACATGAGTTGCTCTGCATGGGGGCTAGGGCATACCCACTATTCAATTATTTTTGAAGAGCAAACAACCATTTTCGATGCGCACGTAAAAGTAAATCTGTTGCTTATGCTCAAGGTCATTTTGGCGAGTGCAGCCTTTGGCTTGGCAGGTTTCCTCTTTGGAGAGCTTACCCACCGGATCAAAGACCTTTCAAAACGGTTTATCAAAAATCCTTACCTCATTCCTTTAGTAGGTGGAGGGGTAGTTATTGCGGTTACTTTTCTTTATGGAAATTATGACTACAATGGTCTCGGCGTATACGCCTATCAAGAGGGAGGAGTGTCCATTCTCAACTCGTTCAAAGAGGGTGGGGCTGATGCATTCAGTTGGCTCAAAAAGCTAGTGCTTACGGCCATTACCCTTGGTACTGGCTTTAAAGGAGGTGAAGTAACTCCCTTGTTTTTTGTAGGCTCCACTTTGGGCAATACACTCGGCTGGCTGATGGATGCGCCCATAGACTTGTTTGCTGGCTTGGGCTTTATTGCCGTATTTGCCGCAGCTACCAATACGCCTTTGGCTTGTACCATAATGGGTGTTGAATTATTTGGATCTGAAAATACCTTGTATTTTGCCGTAGCCTGTTTTGTTGCCTATTATTTTAGTGGGCATACAGGAATCTATTCATCTCAAAAAGTAGGAGTTCCAAAGCTTTTTGATTACATACAGGACAAAGAAAGAAATCTCGGCGAAATAAGAAAAGATACGCTTGAAGAACGCAAGAAAAACCGAGAGAAAAAGAAAAACTAA
- a CDS encoding LysM domain-containing protein, with protein MKNTSKFLALIIILLCVSAISYSSFAQQNLIEYKVQKSEGIITIAKAHNMDLEKFLEINNLKIDNTIYPDQVLKVYEKVESAVTTPQTQNSGSLNTLKKMNIELVASILILILFLVAVFFSIIKKKEGSSKQEINQLRKLEEELAKDEMKLDTIRKIILSQ; from the coding sequence ATGAAAAACACCAGTAAATTTCTTGCCCTAATAATTATCTTGTTATGTGTTAGCGCTATTTCTTACTCAAGCTTTGCCCAACAAAACTTGATTGAATACAAAGTCCAAAAAAGCGAAGGCATTATCACCATTGCCAAAGCTCATAACATGGATCTTGAAAAGTTCTTGGAAATAAACAACTTGAAGATAGATAATACGATTTATCCTGACCAAGTACTCAAAGTATATGAAAAAGTAGAGAGCGCTGTCACTACGCCTCAAACGCAAAACTCTGGCAGCTTAAACACATTAAAAAAAATGAATATTGAACTAGTTGCTAGCATCCTCATTCTTATCCTCTTTTTAGTTGCAGTATTTTTCAGCATTATAAAAAAGAAAGAGGGTAGCAGCAAACAGGAAATCAACCAACTGAGAAAATTAGAAGAAGAATTAGCCAAAGATGAAATGAAACTTGACACAATCCGCAAGATCATCTTGAGCCAATAA
- a CDS encoding zinc-dependent metalloprotease, whose protein sequence is MRRTTLYLLALLLAFPLLAQRKDKKNNDNSLDPIERKVKTAKAFEGFYNFYWDNKKGAIFLEIDRLKEEFLYVGSLPAGVGSNDIGLDRGQLGPQRVVQFERHGDKILMVENNYDYRAITDNTAEQKAVEDAFAKSVIWGFEIVAEAKGKFLVDASKFLLQDVHGVASRLARANQGSYSLDASKSAVYMPMTKNFPNNCEFEVTLTFSGKPKGGYIRSVTPTASLVTVRQRHSFIKLPDSNYTPRKYDPRSGYIPTSYYDYATPIYSPIKRQFILRHRLEKQDPTAKVSEAIDPIVYYLDPGTPEPIRSALLEGASWWNQAYEAIGYKDAFQVKLLPEDADPMDARYNVINWVHRSTRGWSYGSSIRDPRTGEIIKGHVSLGSLRVRQDYLIASGLIASFKNGNMESKEAMEMALARLRQLSAHEVGHTIGLLHNFAASTNDRASVMDYPHPLIKMRGNGSIDLSNAYATGIGEWDKIAIAYGYQDYPDNVDEEKALATIIEDYIKDGYRYISDSDARAKGGAHPSAHLWDNGKSAVDELTRIMRIREFVLANFDESKIQEGMPMATIEEILVPMFMLHRYQVEAAVKTIGGLNYSYAIKGDDQIVTEMIPAQTQLDALEELLATISPSALTLPEELIKKIPPRPVGFSRSRETFANRTGVTFDPLTAAENAAQLTLGLLFNAQRANRLVELPARNAEQPSLSKVIDLTLDQTLKALPIPEGLAGETSRMVGKLSIKNIMALVMNKNASEQAKAVAMLKLSETAEWLDEKLPKERNENQKAHFMYLKSQIKTFLDNPEDIDIPETLNPPAGSPIGSDLQCGN, encoded by the coding sequence ATGAGAAGAACCACACTATACCTCCTAGCTTTATTGCTAGCATTTCCGCTTTTGGCTCAAAGAAAAGACAAAAAGAACAATGACAACAGCCTTGATCCAATCGAAAGAAAAGTAAAAACAGCCAAAGCTTTTGAAGGCTTTTACAATTTTTATTGGGACAACAAAAAAGGGGCGATTTTCCTTGAAATCGACCGCCTCAAAGAAGAATTTCTCTATGTAGGCTCACTCCCCGCAGGAGTAGGCTCCAACGACATAGGCTTAGACAGGGGGCAACTTGGTCCTCAGCGGGTAGTGCAGTTTGAGCGACATGGAGATAAGATATTGATGGTAGAAAATAATTATGACTACCGTGCAATAACAGACAATACCGCAGAACAGAAAGCGGTGGAAGATGCATTTGCCAAATCGGTCATTTGGGGGTTTGAGATTGTTGCCGAAGCAAAAGGCAAATTCTTGGTAGATGCAAGCAAGTTTTTGTTGCAAGATGTGCACGGGGTGGCAAGTCGGTTAGCGAGGGCAAACCAAGGTTCGTATTCGCTTGATGCAAGCAAATCAGCAGTTTATATGCCCATGACCAAAAATTTCCCCAACAACTGTGAATTTGAAGTCACCCTTACATTTTCGGGCAAACCCAAAGGTGGATACATACGCTCAGTAACACCTACAGCCTCATTGGTAACAGTACGTCAGCGCCATTCTTTCATCAAACTTCCTGACAGCAACTACACGCCTAGGAAATATGACCCAAGAAGCGGATACATCCCAACTAGTTACTACGATTATGCTACACCTATTTATTCCCCTATAAAAAGGCAATTCATACTGCGCCATAGGTTGGAGAAGCAAGATCCTACAGCCAAGGTTAGCGAGGCTATCGACCCAATTGTATATTACCTCGATCCGGGAACGCCTGAGCCTATCCGTTCGGCGCTACTTGAAGGGGCCTCTTGGTGGAACCAAGCTTATGAGGCTATTGGCTATAAAGATGCTTTCCAAGTCAAACTTCTTCCAGAAGATGCTGACCCAATGGATGCAAGGTACAACGTAATAAATTGGGTACATCGCTCAACGAGGGGCTGGTCATACGGAAGCTCTATTCGTGATCCGCGCACGGGTGAAATCATCAAAGGACACGTAAGTTTAGGCTCGCTTCGGGTTCGCCAAGATTACCTAATAGCTTCTGGACTCATTGCCTCTTTTAAAAATGGAAACATGGAATCGAAAGAAGCAATGGAAATGGCTTTGGCAAGGCTAAGGCAATTGTCTGCCCACGAAGTTGGCCATACTATTGGTTTGTTACACAACTTTGCCGCAAGTACCAATGATCGCGCCTCGGTTATGGATTATCCTCACCCACTTATAAAAATGCGAGGTAATGGAAGCATTGACCTTTCTAACGCTTACGCAACAGGTATTGGCGAATGGGACAAAATCGCCATAGCATATGGCTACCAAGATTACCCTGACAATGTAGACGAAGAAAAGGCTCTTGCCACCATTATAGAAGATTACATCAAAGATGGCTATCGCTATATCTCAGATTCGGATGCTCGTGCTAAGGGTGGTGCACACCCCAGTGCTCACCTTTGGGACAACGGCAAAAGTGCAGTGGATGAGCTCACACGTATCATGAGAATCCGTGAATTTGTACTAGCAAACTTTGATGAATCGAAAATCCAAGAAGGCATGCCAATGGCAACCATCGAAGAAATCCTTGTGCCTATGTTTATGTTGCACAGATACCAAGTGGAAGCCGCAGTGAAAACTATTGGAGGCTTAAATTATAGCTACGCCATAAAAGGGGATGATCAAATAGTGACCGAGATGATTCCAGCGCAAACACAGTTAGATGCTTTAGAAGAGCTTTTGGCAACTATTTCCCCTAGCGCTTTGACCTTACCAGAAGAATTGATCAAAAAAATCCCTCCAAGACCGGTTGGGTTTAGCCGAAGCAGGGAAACTTTTGCCAACCGCACTGGCGTTACTTTCGATCCGCTGACCGCTGCTGAAAATGCAGCCCAACTTACTCTTGGCTTGCTTTTTAACGCACAAAGGGCAAATAGGCTCGTTGAGCTTCCCGCAAGAAATGCCGAACAACCTAGTCTTTCTAAGGTAATTGACCTTACACTAGACCAGACTCTTAAAGCTTTGCCTATTCCAGAAGGGCTTGCTGGGGAAACCAGCCGAATGGTGGGAAAACTATCTATTAAAAACATCATGGCTTTGGTAATGAACAAAAATGCTTCTGAACAGGCGAAAGCGGTAGCGATGCTTAAGCTTTCGGAAACAGCAGAATGGCTTGACGAGAAACTTCCTAAAGAAAGAAATGAAAATCAAAAAGCACATTTTATGTACTTAAAATCTCAGATAAAAACCTTCTTGGACAACCCGGAAGATATCGATATTCCTGAAACATTGAATCCGCCAGCAGGTTCGCCTATTGGTAGCGATTTGCAGTGTGGAAATTAA
- a CDS encoding DEAD/DEAH box helicase gives MAEEKKSFEDFKLNKQLLNAIADAGYTTPTPIQEKAIPRILAGQDIFGIAQTGTGKTAAYLLPLLMKVKYAQGEHPRALIIAPTRELVIQIDKEISKLGAYTDLRHVALYGGIGPTKQIESMAGGVDIVVGTPGRIIDIYQRGGVFLRQVKTMILDEADRMMDMGFMPQIRSLLELLPGKRQHMLFSATMPEKVVKLSEEFLEFPEMIEVTPPATTAETIEQCIYRIPNFKSKIHMLLYLLEDTEEFKRVIVFVRRKETADNIGKFLTRKAEGDIRIVHANKGQNSRINAIDAFKDGGVRVLVSTDVSSRGLDVSMVSHVINFDVPVMYDDYVHRIGRTGRAENEGKAITFCNPAESYHINKIKKLIRMQVPELPVPDGVEITPTDFHEKQEQDREIDEQKKKDNPNYKGAFHEKKKRPLTSKEDAPWLHRNDKKKKNFTKKKRRK, from the coding sequence ATGGCAGAGGAGAAGAAAAGTTTTGAGGATTTTAAATTGAACAAGCAACTGCTAAATGCAATTGCCGATGCGGGCTATACGACCCCTACTCCTATTCAAGAGAAGGCAATTCCACGTATTTTGGCGGGGCAAGATATCTTTGGGATAGCCCAAACAGGAACAGGGAAAACGGCCGCTTATCTTCTCCCCTTGCTCATGAAGGTAAAATATGCACAGGGCGAGCATCCAAGAGCGCTGATCATTGCGCCTACAAGGGAACTTGTCATTCAAATTGACAAAGAAATCTCGAAACTTGGTGCCTATACCGATCTTAGGCACGTGGCGCTTTATGGAGGAATTGGACCCACCAAGCAAATTGAAAGCATGGCTGGCGGGGTTGATATTGTAGTAGGAACACCTGGCAGAATTATCGATATTTACCAACGAGGCGGGGTCTTTTTGAGGCAAGTAAAAACTATGATCCTCGATGAAGCCGACCGCATGATGGACATGGGCTTTATGCCCCAGATAAGAAGCTTGCTCGAACTCCTGCCCGGCAAAAGGCAGCACATGCTCTTCTCGGCTACCATGCCCGAAAAAGTGGTGAAGCTCTCCGAAGAATTCCTAGAATTCCCAGAAATGATAGAAGTTACGCCCCCAGCCACCACTGCCGAAACCATTGAGCAATGCATTTACCGTATCCCAAACTTCAAGTCCAAAATCCATATGCTTCTTTATCTTTTGGAAGATACAGAGGAATTCAAAAGGGTGATTGTGTTTGTAAGGAGGAAAGAAACTGCTGACAATATCGGCAAATTTTTGACACGAAAAGCCGAAGGGGACATTCGGATTGTCCATGCAAACAAAGGGCAAAACTCACGCATCAATGCAATTGACGCTTTTAAAGATGGCGGAGTTCGAGTATTGGTTTCCACCGATGTGTCTTCACGAGGTTTAGATGTGAGCATGGTAAGCCATGTGATCAATTTTGATGTCCCTGTGATGTATGACGATTATGTCCACAGAATTGGCAGAACCGGAAGAGCTGAAAACGAAGGCAAGGCGATAACTTTTTGCAATCCGGCGGAATCGTACCACATCAATAAGATAAAGAAACTTATTCGGATGCAAGTCCCTGAGCTCCCCGTACCAGATGGAGTAGAAATCACCCCTACCGATTTCCACGAGAAGCAGGAACAAGACAGGGAAATTGATGAGCAGAAAAAGAAAGACAACCCAAATTATAAGGGTGCTTTCCATGAAAAAAAGAAACGCCCGCTTACCTCTAAGGAAGATGCCCCATGGCTTCATAGAAATGACAAAAAGAAAAAGAACTTCACGAAAAAGAAAAGGCGGAAATGA
- a CDS encoding histidine kinase, whose amino-acid sequence MRFSVRFKLVLLINLLVVPLVAFLSVVFYQQFKAALDERTLLHLSSIQQLKKIQIEDYIEEKRKVVAEIFQSQHDPLPLSFEDSVFYVNTSDKKTLERLRIDIDSLRSTTGIQLKNACFLTKNGKASVLFWQQANDTTLAVCFSRLKNIQQILDERTGMGQTGESYLVGPDRVMLSKSRFFPSAPKDIQVNTEGVRKAQNGKKGMGIFPDYRNISVYSVFQRIEIPELNWVILTEIDKEEVLSPLNDMKQKLVLISCLMLIFTGITSFFLAKIIVAPLVRMKTFLTEMAKGKFNIYVREPRMKDEIYEMFNALQQLLQSINGAKNFADSIENFDFEQNYEPLSKYDTLGNALLRMRDKLLEYKEKEELFQLETQKALLEGQDKEQFRLSKELHDGLGPLLTTLKITIQSLPISEKEINHLTELLDETINEVRRMTYNLMPQALIDFGVGPSLLKFVETVKSASGIDIKYVSSFEPGRTIAPEINMGLYRIAQEALNNSVKHADATEIKLSITEFEDKVSFFFKDNGKGFDIDEVELGSGILNMQERCRVLEGEFFLDSDKNGTTIEIEIPKSSTSAIL is encoded by the coding sequence ATGAGATTTTCGGTAAGGTTCAAGCTAGTTTTACTGATCAACCTTTTGGTAGTCCCATTGGTAGCATTTCTTTCTGTTGTCTTTTACCAACAGTTTAAAGCAGCACTCGACGAGCGGACCTTGCTACACCTTTCTTCTATCCAACAACTGAAAAAAATCCAGATAGAAGACTATATAGAGGAAAAAAGAAAAGTGGTTGCAGAAATCTTCCAGTCCCAGCACGATCCTTTACCCTTATCTTTCGAGGATAGTGTTTTTTATGTAAACACTTCTGATAAAAAAACTTTAGAAAGGCTTCGTATCGATATAGACAGCTTGCGGTCCACTACTGGCATCCAGCTAAAAAACGCATGCTTTTTAACAAAAAACGGCAAGGCCAGCGTACTCTTTTGGCAACAGGCAAATGACACCACCCTTGCTGTTTGCTTTTCCCGGTTAAAAAATATCCAGCAGATTTTGGACGAGCGCACTGGAATGGGACAAACAGGGGAAAGCTATCTGGTAGGCCCTGATCGGGTGATGCTTTCCAAATCCCGTTTTTTTCCTTCTGCACCAAAGGATATACAAGTAAACACAGAAGGGGTACGAAAAGCCCAAAATGGTAAAAAGGGAATGGGTATTTTCCCCGATTACAGAAACATCAGCGTCTACAGTGTTTTTCAACGAATAGAAATCCCTGAACTCAACTGGGTCATTCTTACCGAAATAGATAAAGAAGAAGTTCTTTCCCCGCTGAATGACATGAAGCAAAAGCTCGTTTTGATCTCTTGCCTTATGCTGATTTTTACGGGCATCACCTCTTTTTTCTTAGCCAAGATAATAGTTGCCCCGCTAGTGCGGATGAAAACTTTTCTTACCGAAATGGCCAAGGGGAAATTCAACATCTATGTGCGCGAGCCACGGATGAAAGATGAAATCTACGAAATGTTTAATGCTCTGCAACAGTTGCTACAATCGATCAACGGGGCAAAAAACTTTGCGGATAGTATCGAAAATTTCGATTTCGAACAGAACTACGAGCCCCTCAGCAAATACGATACGCTGGGGAATGCGCTACTGCGGATGAGAGATAAGCTCCTAGAGTACAAAGAAAAAGAGGAACTATTCCAACTAGAAACCCAAAAAGCACTACTAGAAGGCCAAGACAAGGAACAATTTAGGCTTTCCAAGGAACTTCACGACGGATTAGGTCCTTTGCTTACCACCTTGAAAATCACCATCCAGTCCCTGCCTATTTCCGAAAAGGAAATAAACCACCTTACTGAATTGTTGGATGAAACAATTAACGAAGTAAGGAGGATGACCTACAACCTAATGCCACAAGCCCTCATCGATTTTGGCGTAGGCCCTTCGCTTTTGAAATTTGTAGAAACGGTGAAAAGTGCCAGCGGGATTGATATAAAATATGTAAGTTCGTTTGAGCCTGGGCGCACTATTGCTCCTGAAATAAATATGGGGTTATATAGAATAGCCCAAGAAGCGCTCAACAATTCCGTGAAACACGCTGATGCTACCGAAATAAAACTGTCCATTACCGAATTTGAGGACAAGGTTTCCTTCTTTTTTAAAGACAACGGAAAAGGGTTTGATATTGATGAAGTTGAGCTTGGATCGGGAATTTTGAATATGCAAGAGCGCTGTAGGGTGTTGGAAGGGGAATTTTTCTTAGATTCGGATAAAAATGGGACTACTATAGAAATTGAAATCCCAAAATCAAGTACCAGTGCTATTTTATAA
- a CDS encoding response regulator transcription factor, translating to MIKILIADDHQLFRDGIISLLSSVETFEVLGGVSNGKELLDELRAGKMPHVVLLDLGMPVMDGFEVLKIAKKEFPKIKFIAISMHDDGQYVVKCVRSGAFGYLLKNADKEELIEAIETVVDGHKYFNRRITELMINNMAVEGTQIKKLSERESEILEMVSDGKTTKEIADELCVSTRTVETHRVNMMKKLAVTNTAELIKKAAHLGLI from the coding sequence ATGATAAAAATACTTATAGCTGACGACCACCAACTATTTAGGGATGGTATCATTTCGCTCCTTTCGAGTGTGGAAACATTTGAAGTGCTTGGCGGAGTGAGCAATGGAAAAGAACTACTTGATGAGCTTCGCGCAGGCAAAATGCCTCATGTGGTGTTGCTCGACCTTGGAATGCCTGTAATGGATGGGTTTGAGGTATTGAAAATTGCAAAAAAAGAATTCCCCAAAATAAAGTTTATAGCCATCTCTATGCACGACGACGGGCAGTATGTGGTAAAGTGTGTGCGTAGCGGAGCTTTCGGCTATTTGCTCAAAAATGCTGACAAAGAAGAACTGATTGAAGCGATAGAAACCGTTGTTGATGGGCATAAGTATTTTAACCGACGAATTACGGAGTTGATGATCAACAACATGGCGGTAGAAGGCACACAAATCAAAAAACTATCGGAACGGGAGTCGGAAATATTGGAAATGGTTTCGGATGGAAAAACTACCAAGGAAATTGCCGATGAGCTTTGCGTAAGCACCCGCACCGTGGAGACCCACCGGGTAAATATGATGAAAAAATTAGCTGTGACCAACACCGCAGAGCTAATAAAAAAAGCAGCCCACTTGGGCTTAATCTAG
- a CDS encoding aminotransferase class V-fold PLP-dependent enzyme translates to MNHKRRSFLKKISASSLGAFIFNPTSTFSNPPKDQPLYIDKGELDWKSIRKTFPLNTEKVFMNNGTMGPSPTRVLDAVKKRMDAVNETASYSKKHNTRQKLADFFGVKPSELALTHNTSEGINIVASGLPLSKDDEIILCSHEHVGNALPWLNRAKKDGLVVKSFEPGDSVAENLELINALITKRTKVIALPHVTCTTGLVFPIKEIVELAKPKGIYTAIDGAQAPGWKVINLEELGCDFYAGCGHKWMLAPKGTGFLYVKESKLDELEPSWVGGYSDAGWTLQPAKIKGWNPTAHRYDFATQNDALLVGFDEAITFLDELGIESIELRTRALAENLYEQLQSLGEKVKLLSPSEEASRSTLIGFRVNNGMNYKDLWSELNKQKYRVRMVPEAGLNSLRVSTHIYNSPEEIDGFINTLKNYL, encoded by the coding sequence ATGAACCACAAAAGAAGAAGTTTTCTCAAAAAAATCTCTGCAAGTAGCTTAGGCGCTTTTATTTTCAACCCCACATCAACATTTAGTAACCCTCCAAAAGACCAGCCCCTATACATAGACAAGGGCGAGCTTGATTGGAAAAGTATTAGAAAAACATTCCCGCTCAACACTGAGAAAGTATTTATGAACAACGGTACGATGGGACCATCGCCAACAAGAGTCCTCGATGCCGTTAAAAAAAGAATGGATGCTGTGAACGAAACAGCCTCTTATTCAAAAAAGCATAATACCAGACAAAAACTTGCCGATTTTTTCGGGGTGAAACCCTCCGAATTAGCACTCACACACAATACCTCTGAAGGAATAAATATAGTTGCAAGTGGCTTGCCTCTTTCTAAAGATGATGAAATCATTTTATGTAGCCATGAACATGTAGGAAATGCTTTGCCATGGTTGAACAGGGCAAAAAAAGACGGACTAGTTGTCAAGTCATTTGAACCTGGGGATAGTGTTGCTGAAAACTTAGAGTTGATTAACGCCCTCATTACCAAGCGCACAAAGGTGATAGCTTTGCCTCATGTCACTTGTACTACGGGGCTTGTATTTCCCATAAAAGAGATTGTGGAATTGGCTAAGCCGAAAGGAATTTACACTGCGATTGACGGCGCGCAAGCCCCTGGCTGGAAAGTGATCAATTTAGAGGAATTAGGGTGTGATTTTTATGCTGGTTGCGGACACAAGTGGATGCTCGCCCCAAAAGGAACAGGGTTTCTTTATGTTAAAGAAAGTAAGCTAGATGAACTGGAGCCCTCTTGGGTCGGTGGGTATTCGGATGCTGGATGGACTTTGCAGCCAGCAAAAATAAAAGGCTGGAACCCAACTGCCCATCGCTATGATTTTGCCACTCAAAACGATGCGCTACTGGTCGGATTTGACGAAGCCATTACCTTCTTAGATGAGTTAGGTATTGAATCAATTGAGCTAAGAACTCGGGCTCTAGCTGAAAACCTTTATGAACAACTACAAAGCCTTGGGGAGAAGGTAAAGCTATTGAGTCCCAGCGAAGAAGCTTCTAGAAGCACTTTGATTGGCTTTAGGGTAAACAACGGCATGAATTACAAAGACCTTTGGTCAGAGCTTAACAAGCAAAAATACAGAGTTAGGATGGTGCCCGAAGCAGGATTGAACTCCCTCAGAGTATCCACACATATCTATAATAGCCCCGAAGAGATAGATGGTTTTATAAATACTCTAAAAAATTATCTTTAA
- a CDS encoding 4a-hydroxytetrahydrobiopterin dehydratase, whose amino-acid sequence MWKEEDNKLVRFFEFKNFVEAFAFMTQVALIAEKHDHHPLWTNVYNQVKIKLSTHDAGDKITEKDRKLAKAIDEIFE is encoded by the coding sequence ATGTGGAAAGAAGAAGATAATAAATTGGTGAGATTTTTCGAGTTCAAGAATTTTGTGGAGGCTTTCGCCTTTATGACCCAAGTGGCACTCATAGCCGAAAAGCACGACCACCACCCCTTGTGGACAAACGTGTACAACCAAGTAAAAATCAAACTCAGCACGCACGATGCTGGAGACAAAATCACCGAAAAAGACAGAAAACTTGCGAAAGCGATAGATGAAATATTTGAATAA
- a CDS encoding mechanosensitive ion channel, with the protein MKFNIDQLFQIDEVKAKNALEYLLYAAIIFGVLMLFYFLFNIYLKKLEGKGKYPYVSKLRKSLRAPVFLLALFISLIVPLQVVELPDKINSPLQIILKLILIGLSAWTAIRAISLTKHLVLRKYDITGKDNLKARKVYTQFRVMERILIFIIVIVALSLGLMTFESIRKFGVSLIASAGIAGIILGFAAQKALGTVLAGFQIAITQPIRLEDVVIVENEWGWIEEINLTYVVVRIWDQRRLVLPTNYFIEKPFQNWTRTSAEILGTVFIHTDYNVPFDALREELTRLLEASELWDRRVNVLQVTDAKERTVEIRALMSAVDSPTAWDLRVYVREGLISFLQKNYPESLPRTRVVMEDNLASKPDRMLENNP; encoded by the coding sequence ATGAAATTCAATATTGACCAACTTTTCCAAATAGACGAAGTAAAAGCTAAAAATGCACTCGAATACCTGCTCTATGCAGCCATCATATTTGGTGTATTAATGCTTTTTTACTTTTTATTCAATATCTACTTAAAAAAGCTAGAAGGAAAAGGAAAGTATCCGTATGTGTCCAAATTGAGAAAATCGCTCAGAGCTCCAGTTTTTTTACTCGCACTTTTTATATCGCTTATCGTTCCCCTTCAGGTAGTTGAGCTTCCCGACAAAATCAATAGTCCATTACAGATAATTTTAAAATTGATCCTGATTGGGCTAAGTGCATGGACGGCAATTCGAGCTATTAGCCTCACAAAGCACCTTGTACTAAGGAAATACGATATTACAGGAAAGGATAACCTGAAGGCCAGAAAAGTATATACACAGTTCAGGGTAATGGAGCGCATCTTGATTTTTATCATCGTGATTGTAGCCCTCTCTTTAGGTTTAATGACTTTTGAAAGCATCCGAAAGTTTGGCGTAAGCCTGATAGCATCTGCGGGTATTGCCGGAATCATCCTTGGCTTTGCGGCACAGAAAGCACTGGGAACGGTGCTAGCAGGCTTTCAAATTGCCATTACTCAACCCATTCGGCTAGAAGATGTAGTGATAGTGGAAAACGAATGGGGCTGGATAGAAGAAATAAACCTGACGTATGTGGTAGTGAGAATTTGGGATCAGCGAAGGTTGGTACTACCTACAAACTACTTCATAGAAAAACCTTTTCAGAACTGGACACGGACCAGTGCCGAAATCCTTGGAACAGTATTTATCCATACCGATTACAATGTACCTTTTGATGCCTTACGAGAAGAACTCACCCGATTGCTTGAAGCCAGCGAACTTTGGGACAGGCGAGTAAACGTATTGCAAGTGACGGATGCAAAGGAAAGAACGGTGGAAATAAGGGCGCTGATGAGCGCAGTAGACTCGCCTACCGCTTGGGATTTAAGAGTGTATGTCCGAGAAGGATTGATAAGCTTTTTACAGAAAAACTACCCTGAAAGCTTGCCAAGAACTAGGGTAGTCATGGAAGATAACTTAGCGAGCAAGCCTGATAGGATGTTGGAAAACAATCCATAG